The window TTCAGAAGAAGAAATAAAATTTATTAAAGAAATGGGTTTAAAACATCTTTACCTATAAAGTATTTAAATTTGTATATACATAGTGGTATTATGGTAAAGCTTACAAAAAGAATTAAAGACAAAATAGAAAAGCATTTGAAAACATTAAGAATTGATAATCCTAATTGGATTGATTTATGGGATAGTAGTTTAAGTGTAGAAGAAAACTTAAAAAACATAATAGGGACTGAAAAACCTATTAATATAAATAAAGAAGAAATAGATTATTATAATAGTTTAGCAGAAAAACAAGAAAGAGAATATATAGCAAAGTTAATAGAAAAAGATTTACAAACAATTAAAAATTGTAAATCCATAGAATTGGATAACTACTTTTGGCAACTAAAAGAAATGCTAAATGTTTTTTTAAACCAAAATGAAATACACACTTTGTTTTTAATCGGAGATCCTGGTATGGGTAAAACATTTAACACACTTAGGTTTTTGTCAGAAAAAAATATAAGTTTTGAATACATTACAGGTTTCATAAGCCCCTTACAACTATACCATTTATTATACAAAAACAAGGATAAGTTAATAGTATTCGACGATACACAAGCCCTAATAAACAATAAAGCATCTTTAGGTTTGTTGTTAAGTGCTATGTGGAGTGCTACAAAACACAGAATACTACAGTGGAAAACTACTTCTAAAGAATTACAAGCCCCACAAATGTTTGAATTTAAAGGTAAGATAATTTTTTGCTTAAATTCTGTACCAAGCAATACAGATATTAAAACTTTATTGTCAAGGTGTTTTGTAGTTGAATTAAATTTCGACTACTATACTATTTTAAAAATAATGTATGAAATAGCTAAGTTGCCTGATAAGGATCTTACAATTGAAGAAAGGATTAAAATTGTCGATTTCATAAGAGAAAACTCAAGCCCTGCTACTCAAGATTTTAACCTTAGATTACAGAAAAAAATTGAAGTGATTTACAAATACAATAAAGAGAATTGGCAAAAATTGGCTAAACTTATGCTTAAGGAAGATAAAGATTTAGCATTAGTTAAACAACTATTAGAAAAAAATGTTAAAGTTAAGGATGCTGTAAAAGAATTTGTAGAATTAACAGGAAAAAGCAGAGCTACTTTTTTCATTTATAAAAAAAGATTAGAGTGCGTATAAATTTTAAAAAAAGTCTAATTAGTCTAATGGTTTTTATATGTGAGGCAACAAAAGCTCTATCTCAAAAGTGCGTATAAATTTTAAAAAAAGTCTAATTAGTCTAATGGTTTTTATATATGATGTTTTTGTTTTTTAAAACAGCTTTTAATTTATTGAAATTTTGGAGAAAACAAATGGCAAATCAATAACAACAGAAAAGTATTTATATTTATCTGTGTATATACACAAGTATGAAAGCATTATGGAAAGGTAGCATAAACTTCGGGTTGGTAAGTTGCCCCATATCACTATATGTAGCCCACAAAACGCACGACATAAGCTTTAACCAACTATGCCCTTGTGGTGGGAGGATAAGAGAAAAAAGGTTTTGTGAAAGAGAAAACATAGAAGTTCCTTACGATAAGATCCAAAAAGGTTTTTACATTTCAAAATCTCAAGGTTATGTTGTTTTCACTAAAGAGGAATTGGAAAAGCTTAAACCAAAGAGTAGTAAAATAATAGAAATAACAAGTTTCGTAAATGCTGATGAAATAGACGATTTGTTTATAGAAAAAGCTTACTATGTTTTACCTGATGAAAAGGGATTGAAAGCATACTTCTTGCTTAAAGAAGTTTTGAGCTTGACAAATAAGGTTGCTGTTGGTAAGATAACCTTACATAATAGAGAAAGCATTTGTGTAATAAAATCATACAAAAATGGATTGGTTTTGTTTTTGCTTTACTATCCTGATGAAATTGTTGATTTAGATAAGCTGTTTAAAGAGCAAGGCATACCTAAAGAAGAAGTTAAAAAAGAAGAGTTGGAATTAGCTAAAATGCTTGTTGAAAAACTTACAAATCCATTCAAAATAGAAGATTTCAAGGATAGCTACACAGAAAAATTACAAAATTGCATAATGGCAAAAATTGAAAACAAAGAGTTTAAAATTGAAGATAGAAGAGAAGAAACGAAAGAGTTTAAAGATTTGATGGAAGCTTTGAAGAAAAGTGTAGAAATAAAGTCAAAAAAAGTTGAAAACAAATAAGTATTTATACTTTATATTATTGTTTCTTTTTTGCAAATTGGACAAAAAAATTGATGTTTTCATCTTACCCCATTTAAATTGCTTCCATTTCTTTCAATTTCTTTAAATCTTCAATTGCGAGGAATACTTCCCTGTGTATTTTTTCCAAATTTTCTGCTGTATCTTTATTCTTTTGTATTTCATCTTCCAGCAAAGCTTTTGCTGTTTCTAATCCAACAAGAGAAGCTTCAATTGTTATCTTTTTTTCTTTTTCCATATTATTCAATTGGAATTAAAATTTAAATAATTATGTGGTCATTATTTTTTCAAAAAAGTTGAGAGCAAATAAGTATTTATACTTTATGGTCAAAATATTCATTATGAAGAGAAAAACATTAGCAATTGATTTTGAAACTTACGAGAGATTGATAGCTTGTCAAGGCATACTACAAAACAAGCTAAAAAGGAAAATAAGCTTATCTAAAACAATAAACTATCTTATAAAATTTTTTGAAATAAAAGGAAAAATTCCAAAGGAATTATTTTGTAGCTAAATCGTTTCTTCTAATTTTTTGGCAAAGATTTCCTCTTTTTCCAACATAGGTAATCTTGCTTCAGGTGGAATTTTGGATAAACTATAGGCAAAAGCTTATGTAATCAGGTTCTACTTCTTTTAACAAAAGCTCTTTTCTCCATTTATTAAACAATTCCCTCAACTTCAACTCTTTTATTTGGCTTGAAGTAAGAATTTCACCAAGTCGTTTTTCTTCCAACATTTCAACCAATCTTATTTCAATCCCAAAGCTTCTTTTAACTTCTCTACCGAAAATTCTTTCTTCAACTTTTCCAAATTTTCAGCTATCTCTTTGTTTTCCATTTCAACTTCTATCAAGTGCG of the candidate division WOR-3 bacterium genome contains:
- a CDS encoding Ku protein — translated: MKALWKGSINFGLVSCPISLYVAHKTHDISFNQLCPCGGRIREKRFCERENIEVPYDKIQKGFYISKSQGYVVFTKEELEKLKPKSSKIIEITSFVNADEIDDLFIEKAYYVLPDEKGLKAYFLLKEVLSLTNKVAVGKITLHNRESICVIKSYKNGLVLFLLYYPDEIVDLDKLFKEQGIPKEEVKKEELELAKMLVEKLTNPFKIEDFKDSYTEKLQNCIMAKIENKEFKIEDRREETKEFKDLMEALKKSVEIKSKKVENK